From the genome of Variovorax sp. RA8, one region includes:
- the cueR gene encoding Cu(I)-responsive transcriptional regulator — protein sequence MNQALLGREPFNIGEAAARSGVSAKMVRHYESLGLLPRISRTDAGYRQYNDKDVHTLRFIRRARDLGFSMAEIAELLKLWQNKRRASADVKRIALAHAADLHRRIEEMAGMKRTLERLADCCHGDQRPDCPILDELAEH from the coding sequence ATGAACCAGGCCCTCCTCGGCAGGGAACCCTTCAACATCGGCGAGGCGGCGGCACGCTCCGGCGTCTCGGCCAAGATGGTGCGGCATTACGAGTCGCTGGGGCTGCTGCCCCGCATCAGCCGCACCGACGCGGGCTACCGGCAGTACAACGACAAGGACGTGCACACGCTGCGCTTCATCCGCCGCGCGCGCGACCTGGGCTTCAGCATGGCCGAGATCGCCGAACTGCTGAAGCTGTGGCAGAACAAGCGCCGCGCGAGCGCCGACGTGAAGCGCATCGCCCTGGCCCATGCGGCGGACCTGCACCGCCGCATCGAGGAAATGGCGGGCATGAAGCGCACACTGGAGCGCCTGGCCGATTGCTGCCATGGCGACCAGCGCCCCGATTGCCCGATCCTGGACGAACTGGCCGAGCACTGA